From the genome of Streptomyces sp. NBC_01341, one region includes:
- a CDS encoding AfsR/SARP family transcriptional regulator has product MEIKVLGPLTARENGVSVVPTAAKPRQILSLLALQSDRVVTVPTLMEEIWGEDIPRSAATTLQTYILQLRRKIAAALDGDPARQAKDVLVTQHGGYLLQVQPGQVDAHEFSQLAASGRAAHEAGDHHAASELLGRALAMWKGSALVDVRIGTVLELEVLRMEEDRMAALERRIDADLILGRHTEIVPELRVLVARHPMHENFCAQLMTALHRSGGAWRALEAYQRLRVTLVDELGLEPSARLQRLHQAVLSADPALDLPVPASG; this is encoded by the coding sequence ATGGAGATCAAAGTCCTGGGACCGCTGACAGCCCGTGAGAACGGGGTGTCCGTCGTGCCCACCGCGGCCAAGCCCCGCCAGATCCTGTCCCTGCTCGCTCTGCAGTCCGACCGCGTCGTCACCGTCCCGACGCTGATGGAGGAGATCTGGGGCGAGGACATCCCGCGCAGCGCGGCCACCACCCTGCAGACCTACATCCTCCAGCTCCGCCGCAAGATCGCCGCCGCGCTCGACGGGGACCCGGCGCGCCAGGCCAAGGACGTCCTGGTCACCCAGCACGGCGGCTACCTGCTCCAGGTGCAGCCCGGCCAGGTCGACGCCCACGAGTTCAGCCAGCTCGCCGCCTCCGGCCGGGCCGCGCACGAGGCCGGCGACCACCACGCGGCCTCCGAGCTCCTCGGCCGCGCCCTGGCGATGTGGAAGGGCTCCGCACTCGTCGACGTACGCATCGGGACCGTGCTGGAGCTGGAGGTGCTGCGCATGGAGGAGGACCGGATGGCGGCCCTGGAACGCCGCATCGACGCCGACCTCATACTCGGCCGGCACACGGAGATCGTGCCCGAACTGCGGGTGCTGGTCGCCAGGCACCCCATGCACGAGAACTTCTGTGCCCAGCTGATGACCGCGCTCCACCGCTCGGGCGGCGCGTGGCGGGCGCTCGAGGCGTACCAGAGGCTGCGCGTGACCCTCGTCGACGAGCTCGGCCTGGAGCCCTCGGCCCGTCTGCAGCGCCTCCACCAGGCCGTTCTCTCCGCCGACCCGGCTCTCGACCTCCCGGTCCCGGCCTCCGGCTGA
- a CDS encoding TOMM precursor leader peptide-binding protein, protein MTRTGGTGTELPVGFKRHLRVEAIEGDAVYLLSEQGTTALQGREVQELAALLDGTRTLSDVLRDAAATLPPATAAGMIAELARADLIGYHDPAADVSTEAYWEFAGIDGASASASFRTTPVELVTLGRTDPAAARAECVAAGLRVTEPGRGEPAALSLVLVDDYLDPRLAEVDAAHRAAGRAWLPAKPSGAETWVGPVFGTGDTACWECLAHRLRGHRTSRAPVLHALGLAGTVQVPEVSFAPVRALGLHTAVLEAAKWVAGMRYDGQRAVCRLDTRTLHIERHRVDRRPQCGVCGDPGLVADRVRRPFRLGSSPKAHTVGGNHRAQSAETVLARYRHLADPVTGIVSGLRPAPDSPDGLNRYVAGRNMALGDSRSLAGLRGGLRGQSGGKGTTPQEAEVGALCEALERYCGTRQGDEPTVRGTLAEFGEAAIHPNLCQLFADRQIRDRASWNAGQSRFQQIPPPFDPKAPCDWTPVWSLTSGTPRLLPTSMLYFGAGPGGVPAAPWADSNGNAAGSSPEDAVVQGFLELVERDAVALWWYNRTRQPAVDLDAFDEPWLARTRQAYARLHRDVWVLDLTADFGIPVMVALSRSTRGPAQGISFGFGAHFDARLALRRAVTEMAQLLPPGGETPQPHSADRHLSAWWREATVNNQPYLCADPAETARTPGSYPYAASTDLREDVECAEILVRKRGMEMLILDQTRPDVGLPVAKVIIPGMRHFWARFAPGRLFDTPVKLGRLERAVRYEELNPVPLFV, encoded by the coding sequence ATGACCAGAACCGGGGGGACGGGCACCGAGCTGCCCGTGGGGTTCAAGAGGCATCTGCGGGTGGAGGCGATCGAGGGGGACGCCGTCTACCTGCTGTCGGAGCAGGGGACGACCGCCCTGCAGGGCCGTGAGGTTCAGGAGCTCGCGGCCCTGCTGGACGGCACCAGGACCCTGTCCGACGTGCTGAGGGACGCGGCGGCGACACTGCCGCCCGCGACCGCGGCCGGCATGATCGCGGAACTGGCCCGCGCCGATCTCATCGGTTACCACGACCCGGCCGCGGACGTCTCGACCGAGGCGTACTGGGAGTTCGCCGGCATCGACGGTGCGAGCGCCTCCGCGTCGTTCCGCACGACACCGGTGGAACTCGTCACCCTCGGCCGCACGGATCCGGCCGCCGCGCGGGCCGAGTGCGTGGCGGCGGGGCTGCGGGTGACGGAGCCTGGCCGGGGGGAACCGGCCGCGCTGTCGCTCGTCCTCGTCGACGACTACCTGGACCCGCGGCTGGCCGAGGTCGACGCGGCGCACCGGGCCGCCGGCCGGGCCTGGCTGCCGGCGAAACCGAGCGGCGCGGAGACCTGGGTGGGGCCGGTGTTCGGCACTGGGGACACCGCGTGCTGGGAGTGTCTGGCCCACCGCCTGCGCGGCCACCGCACCTCGCGGGCACCGGTGCTGCACGCCCTGGGCCTCGCCGGGACCGTGCAGGTCCCCGAGGTCTCCTTCGCCCCGGTGCGGGCGCTGGGGCTGCACACCGCTGTCCTGGAGGCCGCGAAGTGGGTGGCCGGCATGCGCTACGACGGCCAGCGGGCCGTCTGCCGGCTGGACACCCGCACCCTGCACATCGAGCGCCACCGGGTGGACCGCCGCCCGCAGTGCGGCGTGTGCGGGGACCCCGGGCTCGTCGCGGACCGTGTACGAAGACCCTTCCGTCTCGGGTCAAGTCCGAAGGCGCACACCGTGGGGGGAAACCACCGTGCGCAGAGCGCGGAGACGGTGCTCGCCCGCTACCGGCACCTGGCGGATCCGGTCACCGGCATCGTGTCCGGGCTCCGCCCGGCACCCGACTCCCCGGACGGCCTGAACCGGTACGTCGCCGGGCGCAACATGGCCCTGGGCGACAGCCGTTCGCTCGCGGGGCTGCGCGGTGGGCTGCGGGGGCAGAGCGGGGGCAAGGGGACGACTCCGCAGGAGGCCGAGGTGGGCGCGCTGTGCGAGGCGCTGGAACGTTACTGCGGCACTCGTCAGGGCGACGAGCCCACCGTGCGCGGCACGCTCGCGGAGTTCGGTGAGGCGGCGATCCACCCCAATCTCTGCCAGCTGTTCGCGGACCGGCAGATCCGGGACCGCGCGAGCTGGAACGCCGGGCAGTCCCGCTTCCAGCAGATACCGCCGCCCTTCGACCCGAAGGCTCCGTGCGACTGGACCCCGGTGTGGTCGCTCACCTCCGGGACCCCAAGGCTGCTCCCCACCTCGATGCTGTACTTCGGCGCGGGGCCGGGCGGCGTGCCCGCCGCACCCTGGGCCGACTCCAACGGCAACGCGGCGGGCAGCAGTCCGGAGGACGCCGTCGTGCAGGGCTTCCTGGAACTGGTGGAACGGGACGCGGTGGCCCTGTGGTGGTACAACCGGACCCGGCAGCCGGCCGTGGACCTGGACGCGTTCGACGAACCGTGGCTGGCCAGGACCCGGCAGGCGTACGCGCGGCTGCACCGTGACGTGTGGGTGCTCGACCTCACAGCGGATTTCGGCATTCCGGTGATGGTCGCGCTGTCCCGGAGCACCCGGGGTCCGGCTCAGGGCATCTCCTTCGGGTTCGGGGCTCATTTCGATGCCCGGCTCGCATTGCGCCGCGCGGTGACGGAGATGGCGCAACTGCTGCCACCGGGCGGGGAAACCCCTCAGCCGCATTCCGCGGACCGGCATCTGTCCGCATGGTGGCGTGAAGCCACCGTAAACAATCAGCCATACCTCTGCGCGGATCCAGCCGAAACAGCGCGCACTCCCGGTTCCTACCCGTATGCCGCGAGCACGGATCTGCGAGAGGACGTCGAGTGCGCCGAAATCCTCGTGCGGAAACGGGGGATGGAGATGCTGATTCTGGACCAAACCCGCCCCGACGTGGGACTTCCCGTAGCGAAGGTGATCATTCCGGGGATGCGTCACTTCTGGGCCCGATTCGCCCCGGGCCGCTTGTTCGACACACCGGTGAAACTCGGACGCCTCGAAAGGGCCGTCCGGTACGAAGAATTGAACCCCGTACCGCTGTTCGTCTGA
- a CDS encoding sensor histidine kinase — MPTRNIAPFSPRSQAPAPRLARAVIVVALLCYSAMTVLNVVRTRPPTGQLVVCVGLVLAVFGVQFAVSSPQARRWPTGRKALVLSVQVVLTFAPLVWFGTNWGSMEGPLAASLLLTLPARYAWPSYGLLIAFIPVYNVLAGATVDLVLYFTIAGVLTGLVIYGLTRLTDLVHEVHATREELARMAVTQERLRFARDLHDLLGYSLSAITLKGELIQRLIVSRPDKAREETLSVLRVARQALADVRLVSSGYRDMSLAEEAESAGAVLSAADIRADVRVECGRLHPVVDTVLATALREGVTNILRHSGVRVCTITASVEEETVRLGLTNDRPNAQTDAFSARSGGSGLDNLRCRFDAIGGGLDAGLRGDGRFHLEVWAPVQPRNQEDELLILAPAASERTAVA; from the coding sequence ATGCCGACGAGGAACATCGCTCCGTTCTCACCCCGGTCACAGGCGCCCGCGCCCAGGCTGGCCCGCGCGGTCATCGTCGTGGCCCTGCTCTGCTACAGCGCCATGACCGTGCTCAACGTCGTCCGGACACGCCCGCCCACCGGGCAGCTGGTCGTCTGCGTCGGGCTGGTTCTGGCCGTGTTCGGCGTACAGTTCGCGGTCTCGTCGCCGCAAGCCCGCCGGTGGCCGACCGGCCGGAAAGCGCTTGTCCTTTCTGTACAAGTGGTGCTCACCTTCGCGCCGCTCGTCTGGTTCGGCACCAACTGGGGAAGCATGGAGGGTCCGCTCGCGGCGTCGCTGCTGCTGACCCTCCCCGCTCGCTACGCCTGGCCGAGCTACGGACTGCTGATCGCCTTCATCCCGGTCTACAACGTGCTGGCCGGGGCGACCGTCGACCTGGTCCTGTACTTCACGATCGCCGGCGTCCTCACCGGTCTCGTCATCTACGGCCTGACCCGCCTGACGGACCTCGTGCACGAGGTGCACGCCACCCGGGAGGAACTCGCCCGGATGGCCGTGACGCAGGAGCGGCTGAGGTTCGCCCGGGACCTGCACGACCTGCTCGGATACAGTCTTTCCGCGATCACGCTCAAGGGGGAGCTGATCCAGCGGCTCATCGTCAGCCGCCCCGACAAGGCCCGCGAGGAGACGCTCTCGGTGCTGCGGGTGGCACGCCAGGCGCTGGCCGACGTACGGCTGGTGTCCAGCGGCTACCGGGACATGTCACTGGCCGAGGAGGCGGAGTCCGCGGGGGCGGTGCTCTCGGCCGCGGACATCCGCGCCGATGTCCGGGTCGAGTGCGGGCGGCTCCATCCGGTCGTCGACACCGTGCTCGCCACGGCACTGCGTGAGGGAGTGACCAACATCCTGCGGCACAGCGGGGTGCGCGTCTGCACCATCACGGCGTCCGTGGAGGAAGAAACGGTCCGTCTCGGACTGACGAACGACCGTCCGAACGCGCAGACCGACGCTTTCTCCGCACGGTCCGGCGGGAGCGGACTGGACAACCTGCGCTGCCGGTTCGACGCCATAGGCGGGGGCCTCGACGCCGGGCTGCGGGGGGACGGACGCTTCCATCTGGAGGTCTGGGCGCCGGTCCAGCCGCGCAACCAGGAGGACGAGCTGCTGATCCTCGCGCCGGCGGCCTCCGAGAGAACCGCCGTGGCCTGA
- a CDS encoding response regulator transcription factor, which yields MLDVRILLAEDVHMIRGALVALLQLEPDLHVVAAVDRGDTIVPTALASKPDVAVIDVDLPGIDGLTAAAELHEQLPSCRTLILTSLGRPGTLRRALSAHVSGFLLKDSPPDQLALAVRSVATGRRVVDPQLALTAWDSPENPLSPRELEVLRLAARGADAAEIAGCLYLSKGTVRNYLTAIVGKLGARNRIDAIRIAEEAGWLP from the coding sequence ATGCTGGATGTGAGAATCCTCCTCGCCGAGGATGTCCACATGATCCGTGGCGCACTCGTGGCGCTGCTCCAGCTGGAGCCGGATCTGCACGTCGTCGCGGCCGTGGACCGCGGCGACACGATCGTGCCGACAGCACTCGCGTCCAAACCGGACGTGGCCGTGATCGACGTCGATCTCCCCGGCATCGACGGGCTCACGGCGGCAGCCGAGCTCCACGAACAGCTGCCCAGCTGCCGCACGCTGATCCTCACGAGCCTCGGACGGCCCGGCACGCTGCGCCGTGCCCTGTCGGCCCACGTCTCGGGCTTTCTGCTCAAGGACTCACCGCCGGACCAACTCGCGCTCGCCGTGCGGTCCGTGGCGACCGGGCGCCGGGTCGTGGACCCGCAGCTCGCCCTGACCGCCTGGGACTCGCCGGAGAACCCGCTGTCGCCCCGCGAACTGGAGGTACTACGGCTCGCCGCCCGCGGCGCCGACGCCGCCGAGATCGCCGGCTGCCTGTACCTGTCCAAGGGAACGGTCCGCAACTACCTGACGGCGATCGTCGGCAAGCTGGGCGCCCGCAACCGCATCGACGCGATCCGCATCGCGGAGGAGGCCGGCTGGCTGCCGTGA
- a CDS encoding acyltransferase domain-containing protein, with amino-acid sequence MQDQPPRAQDDFAVAHREWLTERVAHYLGRPVDDTVSLAEEGLDSVAGLSLYGDIEEEFGSLIEPEDIWAYPTLRQLADFLAMRDVNRGGSRVRAAFVFTGQGSQHPGMTSGLYLNSTGYRAFLDEADAAITPWTKQSVVKMIFADDPGIHRTAMTQPALFAVEYALARTLEEAGVHPVAVLGHGIGEFAAATVAGALTLADAAKLVSMRGAFMQYLPPGGGMMATCVTPYEAAELVAAEPAVGISAINAAKAVVLSGDKAALERIEVRLEERGVPCRHLAVSHAFHSPLMAPVVAKFEAIVRRMPGGAARVPFYSTVYGRLATEPLHAPYWTEQITAPVRFADAARSLLAQQTPTHVVEIGPQAVLTPYLRRMGGGRRGPVCLPVCQGPASDAVDLAGVISALDAGPLAAALSGA; translated from the coding sequence ATGCAGGACCAACCCCCGCGCGCACAGGATGACTTCGCGGTGGCCCACCGTGAATGGCTCACCGAACGGGTCGCCCACTACCTCGGCCGGCCGGTGGACGACACCGTGTCGCTCGCGGAGGAGGGCCTCGACTCGGTGGCCGGCCTCAGCCTCTACGGCGACATCGAGGAGGAGTTCGGCTCGCTCATCGAGCCCGAGGACATCTGGGCGTACCCGACGCTGCGGCAGCTCGCCGACTTCCTGGCCATGCGGGACGTCAACCGGGGTGGCAGCAGGGTCCGCGCCGCGTTCGTCTTCACCGGCCAGGGCTCCCAGCACCCGGGCATGACCTCCGGGCTCTACCTGAACTCGACCGGCTACCGCGCCTTCCTGGACGAGGCGGACGCGGCGATCACGCCGTGGACCAAGCAGTCGGTCGTGAAGATGATCTTCGCCGACGACCCGGGCATCCACCGCACCGCGATGACACAGCCCGCCCTGTTCGCCGTGGAGTACGCCCTCGCCAGGACCCTGGAGGAGGCCGGTGTGCACCCGGTGGCCGTCCTCGGCCACGGCATCGGCGAGTTCGCGGCGGCCACGGTCGCCGGTGCGCTCACCCTGGCCGACGCGGCGAAGCTGGTGTCCATGCGCGGCGCCTTCATGCAGTACCTGCCGCCCGGCGGCGGCATGATGGCCACCTGCGTGACACCGTACGAGGCCGCCGAACTCGTCGCGGCCGAACCGGCCGTGGGCATCAGCGCCATCAACGCGGCCAAGGCCGTCGTGCTCTCGGGCGACAAGGCGGCGCTGGAGCGCATCGAGGTCCGGCTCGAGGAACGCGGCGTGCCCTGCCGCCACCTCGCCGTGTCGCACGCCTTCCACTCGCCGCTGATGGCCCCCGTCGTCGCCAAGTTCGAGGCGATCGTCCGGCGGATGCCCGGGGGAGCCGCCCGTGTGCCGTTCTACTCGACGGTGTACGGCCGGCTGGCCACCGAGCCGCTGCACGCCCCGTACTGGACCGAGCAGATCACCGCGCCCGTCCGGTTCGCCGACGCCGCGCGCAGCCTGCTCGCGCAGCAGACACCCACGCACGTCGTCGAGATCGGCCCGCAGGCCGTTCTCACGCCGTACCTGCGGCGGATGGGCGGTGGCCGTCGCGGCCCCGTGTGCCTGCCCGTGTGCCAGGGGCCGGCGAGTGACGCCGTGGACCTGGCAGGGGTGATCTCCGCCCTCGACGCCGGGCCGCTGGCCGCGGCTCTGTCCGGAGCCTGA
- a CDS encoding acyl-CoA dehydrogenase: protein MTTAEERIDALEQAFGPLDDTANPLGTAGLLAADAAGEVLPEAERVLDAFDLNAEFVPADVGGRLERMDVLGRLLRPVFRRDASLGFGYGLNCFFATAPVWTAGNPDQRRHAARLLLDGRRVAVARHEVAHGNDFVRDEFTARPVPGGMVLDGSKSAIANASRATGLVIFARTEGAERGRSHTVLLLDRDELPAERVEDLARRATTGMRSAEFGGLRISECPVPSDAVLGAVGDGYELSLRSSLLIRGLIPSIVLAGADTALRTVARFANRTRADGRSSLDVQHVRDVITGGFLDLLVIDCLALVATRALHLLPRQMSAYAAAAAYLAPKLVAESMDAMSSVLGEETFAQDGAYGMFQKQRRDLPVTSLGHAGSAGRQVSILPQLPYFARHAWFADPEPPPSLFRPHEPLPPLDLSQPALLGDGDPLAATLVACTDLLESVGGQGDEGDGGPPLRFLARALTGELVELKKAFEKVPEGDREALSSPYSFGLADRYTLVLAGAAALGVWREQRHAGPGRTDSFLASPAWATAVLYRLVRRLGLPLPDRPEDCERLVLDEAMARLHNRRSYDLYSSPLA, encoded by the coding sequence ATGACCACCGCGGAGGAGCGGATCGACGCCCTGGAGCAGGCGTTCGGCCCCCTCGACGACACCGCCAACCCCCTCGGCACCGCCGGGCTGCTCGCCGCCGACGCGGCGGGCGAGGTCCTGCCCGAGGCCGAACGGGTGCTGGACGCCTTCGACCTCAACGCCGAATTCGTCCCCGCGGACGTGGGCGGCCGGCTGGAGCGGATGGACGTGCTCGGCCGGCTCCTGCGCCCCGTCTTCCGGCGGGACGCCTCCCTCGGCTTCGGCTACGGACTCAACTGCTTCTTCGCCACCGCCCCCGTATGGACCGCGGGCAACCCGGACCAGCGCAGGCACGCCGCCCGGCTGCTCCTGGACGGCCGCCGCGTCGCCGTCGCCCGGCACGAGGTCGCGCACGGGAACGACTTCGTGCGCGACGAGTTCACCGCCCGCCCCGTCCCCGGCGGGATGGTCCTCGACGGCAGCAAGTCCGCCATCGCCAACGCCTCCCGCGCCACCGGCCTGGTCATCTTCGCCCGCACCGAGGGCGCCGAGCGCGGCCGCAGCCACACGGTCCTGCTGCTCGACCGGGACGAGCTGCCCGCCGAACGGGTCGAGGACCTGGCCCGGCGCGCCACCACCGGAATGCGCAGCGCCGAGTTCGGCGGCCTGCGGATCAGCGAGTGCCCCGTACCGTCGGACGCGGTGCTGGGCGCCGTCGGCGACGGCTACGAGCTGTCCCTGCGTTCCTCCCTCCTCATCCGCGGGCTGATCCCCTCCATCGTGCTGGCGGGCGCGGACACCGCGCTGCGCACCGTCGCGCGGTTCGCCAACCGCACCCGTGCCGACGGACGTTCCTCGCTGGACGTGCAGCACGTGCGCGATGTGATCACCGGCGGCTTCCTCGACCTGCTGGTCATCGACTGCCTCGCCCTGGTGGCCACCAGGGCGCTGCACCTGCTGCCCCGCCAGATGAGCGCGTACGCGGCGGCCGCCGCGTACCTGGCGCCCAAACTCGTGGCCGAGAGCATGGACGCGATGTCGTCGGTGCTGGGCGAGGAGACGTTCGCCCAGGACGGGGCGTACGGCATGTTCCAGAAGCAGCGGCGGGACCTGCCCGTCACCTCACTGGGGCACGCGGGCAGCGCCGGCCGGCAGGTCAGCATCCTTCCGCAGCTGCCGTACTTCGCCCGGCACGCCTGGTTCGCCGACCCCGAGCCGCCCCCCTCGCTGTTCCGCCCGCACGAGCCGCTGCCGCCGCTGGACCTGTCCCAGCCGGCGCTGCTCGGCGACGGCGACCCGCTCGCCGCGACCCTGGTCGCCTGCACGGACCTGCTCGAATCGGTCGGGGGGCAGGGCGACGAGGGGGACGGCGGCCCGCCGCTGCGCTTCCTGGCCAGGGCGCTCACCGGAGAGCTCGTCGAGTTGAAGAAGGCGTTCGAGAAGGTGCCCGAGGGCGACAGGGAGGCGCTGTCGAGCCCGTACAGCTTCGGCCTCGCCGACCGCTACACCCTCGTGCTCGCGGGGGCGGCCGCGCTCGGGGTGTGGCGCGAGCAGCGGCACGCCGGGCCGGGGCGCACCGACTCCTTCCTGGCGTCCCCCGCCTGGGCCACCGCGGTGCTGTACCGGCTCGTCAGACGGCTCGGGCTCCCCCTGCCCGACCGGCCGGAGGACTGCGAGCGGCTGGTGCTGGACGAGGCCATGGCCCGGCTGCACAACCGCCGCAGTTACGACCTCTACAGCTCGCCGCTCGCCTGA
- a CDS encoding fatty acyl-AMP ligase: protein MNGHQTFTEHIQAQAAGTPDREALILLTERDGGLRPRTVAYGELDRAARTLAAALRRHVAPGERVLIAHRSRELFTTGFLACLYAGAIAVPVAPPGGRGHHDDRIAGIVKDSAATCVLTSTEEAAEVSQLLARTGHGQVVCLLADGPAATTAHTPAEPFAATPDTVAYLQYTSGSTRDPRGVVVTHRSLLANQRAIADALGTRPGIRMGGWLPLHHDMGLVGQLLHALWLGGTSVLMTPRSFVKRPANWLETVSRYGLTVSGAPDFAYELCVRRINDSQIAGLDLSHWEVAVDGGEPVTPHVLADFAERFAPAGLRPGALTPCYGLAEATLLVSGTPTAPAAATRTVDAAALETGVLTAPAGRARTLAHCGPAASAELRIVDPETCRALPDGRIGEIWVRGESVGPGYWARPAETAATFDRRIEGGGEGYLRTGDLGVLSEGLLHVTGRLKDMIVVAGRNLYPQDLERTVQQVSGLFGAATAFAVPGERERVVIVQELRARSRYDVDLAALATAVQRRLSEEYEIRTSGVLLVRPGTVRRTTSGKVERAAMRRLFLRGELTPLHQRIEPEIEELLASGRQR from the coding sequence GTGAACGGTCACCAGACTTTTACGGAACACATCCAGGCCCAGGCCGCCGGCACGCCGGACCGGGAGGCCCTCATCCTCCTCACCGAGCGGGACGGCGGCCTGCGGCCCCGGACCGTCGCGTACGGCGAACTCGACCGCGCCGCCCGCACGCTGGCCGCCGCGCTGCGCCGCCATGTCGCGCCGGGGGAGCGGGTGCTGATCGCGCACCGCTCACGCGAACTGTTCACCACCGGCTTCCTGGCCTGCCTGTACGCCGGAGCGATCGCCGTCCCCGTCGCCCCGCCCGGCGGCCGGGGCCACCACGACGACCGGATCGCGGGCATCGTCAAGGACTCGGCGGCGACCTGCGTCCTCACCTCCACCGAGGAGGCGGCCGAGGTCTCCCAGCTGCTCGCGCGCACGGGCCACGGCCAGGTCGTCTGCCTGCTGGCCGACGGCCCCGCCGCGACCACCGCCCACACCCCGGCCGAGCCCTTCGCGGCCACCCCGGACACGGTCGCCTACCTGCAGTACACGTCCGGCTCCACCCGCGACCCGCGCGGGGTCGTCGTCACCCACCGGAGCCTGCTCGCCAACCAGCGGGCCATCGCCGACGCGCTCGGCACCCGGCCCGGGATCCGGATGGGCGGCTGGCTGCCCCTCCACCACGACATGGGCCTCGTCGGCCAGTTGCTCCACGCCCTGTGGCTCGGCGGCACCTCCGTGCTCATGACCCCGCGCTCCTTCGTCAAGCGGCCCGCGAACTGGCTGGAGACCGTCTCGCGCTACGGGCTGACCGTCAGCGGAGCGCCCGACTTCGCGTACGAGCTGTGCGTACGCCGGATCAACGACTCGCAGATCGCGGGCCTGGACCTGTCCCACTGGGAGGTCGCCGTCGACGGAGGGGAGCCCGTCACCCCTCACGTCCTCGCGGACTTCGCCGAGCGCTTCGCCCCGGCGGGACTGCGCCCCGGCGCACTCACCCCCTGCTACGGACTGGCCGAGGCGACCCTCCTCGTCTCCGGCACCCCCACCGCTCCGGCGGCGGCCACCCGCACCGTCGACGCCGCCGCGCTGGAGACCGGTGTGCTCACGGCACCCGCCGGCCGGGCCAGGACGCTCGCGCACTGCGGACCCGCGGCCTCGGCGGAGCTGCGCATCGTCGACCCGGAGACCTGCCGCGCCCTGCCCGACGGCCGGATCGGCGAGATCTGGGTCCGCGGCGAGAGCGTCGGTCCCGGCTACTGGGCCCGCCCCGCGGAGACCGCGGCGACCTTCGACCGCCGTATCGAGGGAGGCGGCGAAGGGTATCTGCGCACCGGTGACCTCGGCGTGCTGAGCGAGGGCCTGCTCCATGTCACCGGGCGGCTGAAGGACATGATCGTCGTCGCCGGCCGCAACCTCTACCCGCAGGACCTGGAACGCACCGTGCAGCAGGTCAGCGGACTCTTCGGCGCTGCCACCGCCTTCGCGGTGCCCGGCGAGCGCGAACGCGTCGTCATCGTCCAGGAACTCCGCGCCCGCAGCCGCTACGACGTCGACCTGGCGGCCCTCGCGACCGCGGTCCAGAGACGGCTGAGCGAGGAGTACGAGATCCGGACCTCCGGAGTCCTGCTGGTCCGCCCCGGCACGGTGCGCCGCACGACCAGCGGCAAGGTGGAACGGGCCGCCATGCGGAGGCTGTTCCTGCGGGGCGAACTGACCCCGCTGCACCAGCGGATCGAGCCCGAGATCGAGGAACTGCTCGCGTCGGGGAGGCAGCGATGA
- a CDS encoding acyl-CoA carboxylase subunit epsilon yields MANPMRITVVRGRPDAAELAAVTAVLLALARRSGEPDEETRAAYAGWTVKRGGHRPAVTWTAP; encoded by the coding sequence ATGGCGAATCCGATGCGTATCACCGTGGTCCGCGGCCGGCCCGACGCGGCGGAGCTGGCAGCCGTCACGGCCGTGCTCCTCGCTCTGGCCCGGCGCTCCGGGGAACCGGACGAGGAGACCAGAGCGGCCTACGCGGGATGGACCGTCAAGCGCGGCGGTCACCGGCCCGCGGTCACCTGGACCGCGCCGTGA
- a CDS encoding antibiotic biosynthesis monooxygenase family protein translates to MHNRSQDTPLTVVNRFEVKGDTERFEREFRDHSQYLRRREDFDFLVTVQLVERPEVYVHLGHWRTTRGFLDTVHDDTFQAHVKQLGPLVDTEVDQAVSVARVLRADAVVGSANVLLTRARVFGDRAVFERYFAESGEHFARLGGYGGSDLLRSTLRPDVYTGLQWWQDSEDCERALADDGRRALAEQVRRTADVVEERTRHVAYERVLI, encoded by the coding sequence GTGCACAATCGTAGTCAGGACACTCCTCTCACGGTGGTCAACCGGTTCGAGGTGAAGGGCGACACCGAACGGTTCGAGCGCGAGTTCAGGGACCATTCCCAGTACCTGCGCAGACGCGAGGACTTCGACTTCCTCGTCACCGTCCAGCTCGTCGAGCGCCCGGAGGTGTACGTGCACCTCGGGCACTGGCGGACCACGAGAGGCTTCCTGGACACTGTCCACGACGACACCTTCCAGGCCCACGTCAAACAGCTCGGCCCCCTGGTCGACACCGAGGTGGACCAGGCCGTCAGCGTCGCCCGGGTGCTCAGGGCGGACGCCGTGGTCGGGTCCGCGAACGTCCTGCTGACCCGGGCCAGGGTCTTCGGCGACCGTGCGGTCTTCGAGCGGTACTTCGCCGAGTCGGGCGAGCACTTCGCGCGGCTCGGCGGCTACGGCGGGAGCGACCTGCTGCGCTCCACGCTCCGCCCCGACGTGTACACCGGGCTGCAGTGGTGGCAGGACTCCGAGGACTGCGAACGCGCCCTGGCCGACGACGGACGCCGCGCGCTCGCCGAGCAGGTGCGGCGGACGGCGGACGTCGTCGAGGAGCGCACCCGGCACGTGGCCTACGAGCGCGTCCTGATCTGA